The Solanum lycopersicum chromosome 2, SLM_r2.1 DNA window tTCCATTtgaggaattttttttgtttcgtaTTAGCCTTTTTGAGTAGTGCCTGATTCCATATCACCTTTAGGTTAACTAAAATTGAAAAAGGACTTAGAACCTCTTCTACTAAGGCTATATCTATTGTTAGGGAgaccaaaatttatttaattttgtcacacataagtatataacgctattgagttaattaattacATCTACTACCAACTCATTTGACCTTTTTTGGTTTTTAATTTACTGAAGGTGAAGCTGCAAATGGGAGAAAGAGAAACAGAATTGATGGTTCAGATTCAATGAATATTCCTCAGCGAAACCTTGTTCGTCGTCACAATCATATCAAAGGCAAAACTGCCATGTTTGATGGTTCAGATTCAATAAATTTTCCTCAGCGAAACCTTGTTGATCGTTACAATCATATCAAAAGCAAAGCTGCCATGTTTGATGGTTCTGATCAAATGAATTTTCCTCAGGGAAACCTTGTTCATTGTTACAATCATAACAATGGCAAAGCCCCCATATTTAAAGGTTCCGATCAAATGAATTTTACACAAAGAAACCTTGTTCATCGTTACAATTATAACAATGGCAAATCTGTGTTTGATGATCATCTTAATCCGACTGTAACAACTAACTATTTGGATAAAATTGCTTCCAGCTCTACTGCTTTTCCTCCTCCATGGTTCGtctcatttttcttctcttcctttttcctattaaaaatggAACTATTTTGAGTGTGAACACTTTTACACCATCAATGTCGTAATAACCTAAAAAATAAGACATATAACTCTAGAGCTAGTATTGAATTTCAATGATGATATATGAAATTACCTGTTTACCCCTTCTAGGAAATCTATGCCAGAGAAGAAGATGGGATTGGAAAGACGATACTACTTGTTTAGGGATTTCTTCGATGGAACCATTACTATTCGAGTAATAAACGAAATCCTTTATTCACTTTTTATTAGCTAACTTTCTTTACTCGACATATATAGTTCCaaatgagaatttttttatttttgtttgggcAGGATGGAGATAATGATGATAAAATCGTGCGAGCATATGGTATTAGCAATTTGCCAAATAAGAGTGCAACTTCAATGGTTGAAGAGGAAGACTCTCATAGCACTATATCCTTGGATCTATCTCTCAGTTCATATATCTCGCTTGACCTCACCCTTGGTTAAAACCATTTGGTCTCTATAATCTCCTCAAGGGAAAAAAAGAACTATTTTAGTTAATCCTTATCAAGTATATGCTAGTACAAGGAAGTAACCTTTTTGTTTCTGCTTAAACTAACCTAGCTTAGCTAGGTTAACTAAAACTTTGtaacttatttacttttataatcCACCTGAGACTGTTAAAGGTGCAGtgatattttaagatgtataaGGATTTAGTTTCAACTTAAATGTATGTTAATCGACTTATCTAAAAGTTTAAAAAGGTTATAAGTTAGAGAAAAGGTAAGctaattttatgttttcaattatatatttacgaCACCTCAATCCCCTTCATGTGTGGCCTTGAATATTAGTGTTTCTATTCCCTAACCAAGCATgtgaaaaatcttttaaataatgaatagTAATGGTAAGGCGTAGACTTAATTAGGACCTCATCCGTTCTGATCTATACCATGTTAATTAACTAAAGTGTGTGTGACTATATCATCTAGAAGTTAAACGCGAGGAGCCTAATTACTTACCCTATAAACGCGAGGAGCCTAATTGCAATGAAGGAAAAACCAAAAGCATCAGCTGATGAACAGAATGAATAGTTTCAATACCTTTTATTGCCTTTTTTGGTGGTTTTGGTGGTGTTGTAGGTGCAATTACGCCTCCATTTGGTTTAGGAGCCGGCGTTGGTGGATTTGGTGCTAGATTTAGAGGTTCTTTTGGAAGTGGTTTTGGTCCTTTAGCCGGAAATGGTGGAACAAGTAGTTCTTGAGCTGGAACTGGAACGGGAAGTTGAAGTGAATTTGGTTCTTGTATTAATGAAGGGTTTGAAGATAATTGTGGAAATAATCCTAATGATAAAATTGAAGGTGAACTTGATGAAGGTGACCTAGGTGAGGGAGGCCTAGTAGTGCTAGTATGAATGATTTTTATCCGAGTAAACAGAAGTATGAATTGAGAAGTCtatgatttttcaattattgaaagaaaagtaagtAAATGTGTGCAGTGATGCAATCTAAAAAAGAGAGAGGAAATTCACTTCTTCAAGAatctttttatgttatatttgacCTTGGAGTTTTTTCTAACTCCATATTCCGTAGGATAAAAAggatagaaataaataaataaataaatatgtgtaatTAGTTGTGTTTGACTACACAGGAAAACctttaacatatatatgtaaCAGTTTCGATAAGGTTTTTTTGACTTCAATTAGTAACTGAAAAGTTTGACACTACCCTCATCATTGTGCAGTCAATTGTAGCTTTTTTTTTAGTTACCTTCAAGCTGGAGTTTTTGCTTTCCTCCTCCCCTATGCACCCCCTTGTCGATCCCTTTTTGTATCACACTCTATTAAcagagtttttttaaaaaaaagactttttaatctttctGGATCGTTGATCACCAGATTCTTGCTAATGGGTATTGCGTTTTTCCAGTGAAGTAGAACCGTTTTCACGGGGCTTCAACGATTTCGGTGTGAAGTCCAAAGCGTGCCGGACCTGGTTAAATTGAAGAGCTTGCTGTGGAGATAGATTTTTGATTTGTAAACCGAATGTCTCACCTGACGACTCTAGACTTGAGTTCCTAAACCactggttctaaattaaagttatatcaaattcaattcaaaatagaattaattcaatttctcatttcatacttaaaattgTTCTTTTTGAAACCTTAAATATTGTTTAGTTCTAagaaaatctttttcttttcacgTGCACTGTTAGTCAAAGGAAGGAAGAGGCTCCTCTCCTGCAATGATGTTTCTAGTTTCTTCGAGTGTTATCTTATATAATTGAcatgtgtctatttatttttgtaatgaaCCGGATTAATTTTTGTGACCAGATACCATTaaccattattattactaattcTCTATCACCTCTCATCTGTTATTTTctcacctatttttttttttttaccaaatatcATTAGTCATGGTTATTAGCAATTCTCTCTCCTTTCATTCTTTTCTCAATCAGCAAAGAATTACTTCTTTCCATTCAAAATTCTCCGAAAAATAGAGCAATCAAACATCATTCGTGTAaatcaaacaattaaaaattaaaattacatcAATATGTTAATGTTTTTACACTTACATATGAAAAACTAGGGAGAGTCTCAAAAGAGAGAAACTGAAATGTAATGATTAGCCCCAATTAAAGATTACAATTATAAATAcctcaagaaaagaagattcaaaaaataaatagagaatttcaccgaaaatagatgaaaaaatatttttctatccaTTTTTTGTGCCCTTTCTATatcttttagttagtttttgcaaaaaatccgaattgaaaaaaaatgatgttaCGAAGAAGACGATAGAGTTTTGTGGAACCAAGCTTCAAAGTAGTAGTCTCATGGgttgaatttattaaattttataacctAAATTTATTCTTTGAATTTGTCTTCTTTTATCACGGTGTGAAATTAATGAAAAGGAAAAGTGACTTGTTGTTAACAAAGCAAATTTTTTTATAGGAGAAAATGTTTGTTGCATAATTAAGTGAGGAAGAAAGAGATGAAAGTTGAGAGAGGAGAGAAGAGAGAGAATTACTAATAACCATCGCTAATGATATTTAGtcaagaaaattaatttgattcattaaaaaattaaataatcacaTGTCAACTATATAAGAGACCACTTGGAGAAACTAGAGAGATCATTACTGGAGAGGAGCCTCTTCCGTCAaaagattaaattatttctCTAGATAAAGACTCTAAAAGGAATGAAATGGTTATACACACAAATTAGACATCTAAcggatatttaataaatttatcaatataaatatgaaatcgatgtaaaaaattatcaaatttctAAAAATCCGCACCTTACATTATAGATCCTCCtttgaattcaagatcataGAAGCTTATCTATATtccttctattttttattaagtgAATAGTTGAATCTCATTTTCATAGTTTAAAATAGATGAATAAttcaaagtttaaaaaaattattgagcttttttcaaaatatttacccttcttttaataaaattgttaacTACTAAAGAAAAGACTTGTATAAGTCATACAGTACACGCTTGTTGTGTTAATTATTTGTAACTGACTTCACCAGATATCAAAAAAAGTTTTCACAcactaattttgtattttagctAATCTTCACATTGACGATTACATCTAAGTTCAAACCCTATTAATGATATCTTTAGACCcttttttaaggtcaaacaaaCTTAAAAAGTAACTTTAAGGATGGTGGTGTGGGGTTGTTGAGGTTGAGGTGGCCATTATAGAAGAGATCTCATGTAAGGACACACAGAATGTTTCGATACTGACTTCAAAGAAAGAATATAATGTCCTATAAAGTAATAAGAAATTCAGAATGTTTTTAATAATACTACattttctaccttttttttaaagtcaTCTAATTGTGAGtgcaaaattaaacaaaaaataataataaatcagcttcataataaaaattcataagacttggaaaatttttatgtaagaAAATCCTCTTTGTAAATTTAAAAGCCTTGATACAAGTAGACAAAAATGTGAAGACACTGACTAGCTAGCTAGCTCCCTTATATTTATTACtctcttatatttattactccttttttttttttgtataaataaaaacatagacTTATAACACCTTTCTCCTTTCATATAACTTAGGTATCTTCCTAACCTCTCATCTTTTCACAGAATAATTCTCTGAAAATTCTCCTTCTTTATCCATGGAGTTAGGAAACAACAATAGCGATAAATCATCAGAGTTTTTCATAAGAGCGTATGTTAAACCCAAAATGCCAAGACTCCGATGGACTGATGATCTTCATCGCCGCTTTGTGCATGCTGTTGATCATCTTGGTGGAGTTGATCGTAAGCTTAacattctctctttctctctcttttttttttaagattttgcATTCCACTATTAAAAAAGAGGAGTGGATCTATATATCATGATGACTTGATAAtctggtatatatatatatactaataattaGGAGCAACACCAAAGATGGTGCTACAAATAATGAATGTGAAGGGTGTGACTATATCTCACATTAAGAGTCACCTTCAGGTAATTATCAGATCTTAAtcctttaattttgttcttttttatttattttttccgtcttaagaaaatgtatttttatgatATGAACAGATGTACAGAAGCTTGAAACATCAGGAGATGCAAGGTATATATCcctttttacttaattttttccatcaaATTCCATTTCttctatataattttgtatgtactagttttatatatatatatatatatatatatatatatatatatatattaaattaaaggaGTGATTAAGGtgcataatttaaattttgcgATTTTTTTTTCAACCGCTTGAAACTTGATTTTATTATCTAAGAAGATGATAAAATAGAAAGTAAATGAGTAGTGAGCGGCGAagcaatcaagaaaaaaaatgttatttgaaGTTCCATTTGaggaatttttatttatgtttcattttagtctttttGAGTTTTGCCTCATTCCAGATCACCTTTATGAGTGCTAAAATGGAAAAAAGGACTTAGAACTACTTTTTCTAAGGCTAGATTTATTGTTAGGGAGaccaaaattaatttaattttgtcacATATAAGTATGAAACACcattgagttaattaattatgtctACCACCAACTCATTTGACCTTTTTTGGTTTTAAATTAACTGAAGCAGAAGCTGCAAATGGGAGAAAGAGAAACAGAATTGATGCTTCAGATTCAATGAATAATCTTTGGGCAAACCTTGTTCATCGTTACAATCATATCAATGGAAAAGCCGCTGTGATTGATGGTTCTGATCAAATGAATTTTCCACAGGGAAACCTTGTTAATGGTTACAATCATATCAAAGGCAAAGCTGCCATGTTTGATGGTTCAAATCAAATGAATTTTCCTCAGGGAAACCTTATTCATTGTTACAATCATAACAATAGAAAAGCCCCTATATTTAATGGTTCCAATCAAATGAATATTTCACAGGGAAACCTTGTTCATTGCTACAATCATAACAACGGCAAAGCCCCCATAATTAATGGTTCCAATCAAATGAATTTTCCACAGGGAAACCTTGTTCAACGTTACAATCATAACAATGGCAAATCTGTGTTTGATGGTCATCTTAATCCGACTGTAACAACTAACTATTTGGAAAAAATTGCTTCCAGCTCTACTGTTTTTCCTCCTCCATGGTTTGtctcatttttcttctcttccttttttctGTTAAAAATGGAACTATTTTTTAGTGTGAACATTTTTTACACCATCAATGTTGTAATAATCTGAAAAATAGATAACTTTGGAGCTAGTATTGAATTTCAATGATGATATATGAAATTACATGTTTACCCCTTCCAGGAAACCTATGCCAGAGAAGAAGATGGGATTGGAAGGACGATGCTACATGTTTAGGGATTTCTTCGATGGAACCATTACTATTCGAGTAATAAACGAAATCCTTAATtcacttttattaattaactttcTTTACTTGACATATATAGTTACAaatgagaattttatttttctttgggCAGGATGGAGATGATGATAATAAAATCGTGCGAGCATATGGTATTAGCAATTTGCCAAATAAGAGTGCAACTTCAATGATTGAAGAGGAAGACTCCCATAGCACTATGTCCTTGGAGCTATCTCTCAGTTCAGATATCTCTCTTGACCTTACTCTTGGTTGAAATCCTTTGGTCTCTTCCATTTCCTCaagggaaaaaaacaaaaaaaaagctcTTTTAGTTAATCCTTATTAAATATATGCTAATATAAGAAACTTGTTGCTGTTTAAACTAACCTAGCTTAGCTAGGTTAATTGAAACTTTTCAACTTAATTAGATTAAAGGTGCAGCGATAATTTATAATGTATAAGGGTGTAGTTTCAACTGAAATGTAAGTTAATCAACTTATCTCTAAGTTTAAAAAGGTTATAAGTCAGAGAAAAGGTAAgctaattttatgtttttaattatatatttacgaCACCTCGATCCTCTTCATATTTGGGCTTGAATATTAGTGTTTCTAATCCCCCACCAAGCATGTGAAAAATCTTTATCATAATGCATAGTAATGGTAAGGCTAAGACTTAATTAGGACCTCATGTGTTCTGATCTATACCATGTTAATTAACTAAAGTGTGTTTGACTATATCATctagaaattaaaaatgaaaagaccttattataaattaattatatagaaccttataattaaatattataaccCAAATTCTTCctttgaattgttttttatcATGGTGTGAAATTAATGAAAAGGAACAGTGACTTGTTGTtaacaaaacaatttttttacgAGATAAAATGTTTGTTGCACTATTAAGTGAGAAAGAAAGAGATTAGATATGAGAGAGGAGAGAAGAGATAATTACTAATAACCATGGTTAATAGTATTTAGTCAAGAAAATTAATCtgatcaattaaaaaattaaatagacaCATGTCAACTATATAAGAGAGGACTTGAGAAGACTGAGAGATCATTACTGGAGAGGAGCCTCTTCCGTCAAAGGAGtggattaattttttaaataaagactCTAAAAGGAATGGAATGGTAAAttagtgtgtgtgtatatatatatatatatatatatatatatatatatatatatatatatatatatatatatatatatatctcaatGTAAGCTAAGGGAAAGATTTAATCTGGGAAAAGTTAATGAAACTGAGTTTGAGCTATGACTTATAACTagtctcttcttttctttctatatatatttgtatcatGTGTTTAATTGTTGAACTGTATCATTTCACATCTCATTATTTTTTCCCCAAACTTTTGGTTAAATCTACAGAGATTAGTTGAGAATAACTTTCTTTACTTTAAGGTCATTCGagttgttgttcatcttgtattcctaagATATACTTGGAACAATATTTTAAGAACTTGGTAAGACATAACAAAGttaaagaacattttcacaactagaaaattaaaactagttgAGAAACTAAAATCAGAAACAGATTAGAAAAAATAGacgaattttttttcaataagaaATGTTGTCAGTCTGTGTTTAAAAAATCTTATTGATtctaacaaactttgcagaaacacgaagttaccgaagtttaatgaaccagtgaaaaACAGATAgacaaaaattaattcacaaatctaaaatatgTGACACATACTAGAATCtagaaagacaaaaagaagatcAAGCCACTAAATGCACGGTGTCCCTTTAAGGAATTTAtttccctctagtatccgagatTTGATTTGTAAGATGTCCTCCCAagatagaatgatctcaatccCAGTGTATTGCTACCCCAAAACGCTAGTGTCAGCGAGCCACTCAACGACAGTAAAGTaaacttagaattctaaatttaGTAGTTGAAAAGAAGtctacaaattatattattaaaatgagagaaaacactcaatttatagaaaacaaagggtagcgCGAAAAAATTCTTATTGGCCCTTACCGGAAAAGTCataaacctttggaaaagtcacaatctttcggACAGGTcattactttttataaaaatcgcaatttttttataaaagtcacaatttttcattaaaattacaaCTCTTCATTTTATATTCACACCTTTTAACACCTAACACGAATAACTCCTTAATGACCTTAACTCACAACCTTCAGAGTGAAAGTCAAGGATACTTACTACTCGAGTAACTCTCTCTCATCTAATAGGTCTTACATACTACAACAAGAGAAAATATTCTTGAGTAATTGGTCTTTGATTTATAGTTGATTCAGGGGAACAGTTCAGCCCAATGTTACCTAAATAGTACTTGTTCCTTTGGGCCTAATTACTACTCCTAAGCTATT harbors:
- the LOC138342318 gene encoding uncharacterized protein codes for the protein MNNLWANLVHRYNHINGKAAVIDGSDQMNFPQGNLVNGYNHIKGKAAMFDGSNQMNFPQGNLIHCYNHNNRKAPIFNGSNQMNISQGNLVHCYNHNNGKAPIINGSNQMNFPQGNLVQRYNHNNGKSVFDGHLNPTVTTNYLEKIASSSTVFPPPWKPMPEKKMGLEGRCYMFRDFFDGTITIRDGDDDNKIVRAYGISNLPNKSATSMIEEEDSHSTMSLELSLSSDISLDLTLG